In Spirosoma aureum, a single genomic region encodes these proteins:
- a CDS encoding 3-phosphoshikimate 1-carboxyvinyltransferase has translation MNAVKLTPPTGPVRATIPLASSKSESNRALIIDALTNFRCDLRNLSTARDTQTMIRLLKSGDAVADVLDAGTTMRFLTAYFAVTGQKKTMTGTPRMCERPIGILVDALRTLGADITYLKNDGYPPLQINGFTPSAEAKVSIRGDVSSQYISALLMIAPTLPNGLTLELTGAIGSQPYIEMTLEQMVYFGADVETDWDKKTITVKPSPYTPKSYTIESDWSGASYWYSVEALALDETAELELIGLKAKSLQGDSAIVEIMRPLGVESTFTETGVQLTRRPAETTLAWDFTHCPDLAQTVAVCAAMNGVVLTLTGVESLKIKETDRIAALQAELQKIGAELVEIEANHRYEVRRSGSVYQSPATIETYDDHRMAMAFAPVAMQQEVVIEEPGVVAKSYPSFWDDMARIISVQEIQAGTNVVG, from the coding sequence ATGAACGCCGTTAAACTTACTCCCCCAACTGGCCCTGTTCGGGCCACCATTCCGCTGGCTTCGTCGAAAAGCGAAAGCAACCGTGCCCTCATTATTGATGCGCTGACCAACTTTCGCTGCGATCTGCGTAATTTATCGACCGCCCGCGATACGCAAACAATGATCCGTCTGCTAAAATCAGGCGATGCTGTTGCCGATGTACTCGATGCTGGTACAACGATGCGTTTTCTGACGGCCTATTTCGCCGTAACGGGCCAGAAAAAAACCATGACCGGTACTCCCCGTATGTGTGAGCGACCCATTGGTATTTTGGTGGATGCGTTGCGGACGCTGGGAGCAGATATTACGTATCTGAAAAATGACGGATACCCACCGTTGCAGATCAATGGATTTACGCCTTCGGCCGAAGCTAAAGTAAGTATTCGGGGTGATGTCAGTAGCCAGTACATCTCGGCATTGCTGATGATAGCTCCTACCCTGCCGAACGGTCTGACGCTCGAATTAACGGGTGCTATTGGCTCACAGCCTTACATTGAAATGACCCTGGAGCAAATGGTGTATTTTGGTGCTGACGTTGAAACCGATTGGGATAAAAAGACCATTACGGTTAAGCCAAGCCCCTACACCCCAAAATCTTACACCATTGAATCGGACTGGTCGGGTGCCAGTTACTGGTACAGCGTTGAAGCGCTCGCTCTGGACGAAACTGCTGAACTTGAATTGATAGGCCTGAAAGCGAAATCACTACAGGGCGACAGCGCTATTGTTGAAATTATGCGGCCATTGGGCGTCGAAAGCACCTTTACCGAAACCGGCGTTCAATTGACCAGACGACCAGCCGAAACAACACTTGCCTGGGACTTCACCCATTGCCCCGATCTTGCCCAGACCGTTGCTGTCTGTGCTGCCATGAACGGTGTTGTGCTGACGCTGACAGGTGTTGAAAGTCTCAAGATTAAAGAAACAGACCGCATAGCTGCCTTGCAGGCCGAATTACAAAAAATCGGGGCCGAATTGGTAGAAATTGAAGCCAATCATCGGTATGAGGTTAGGCGATCGGGTTCCGTTTATCAATCACCAGCCACCATCGAAACCTATGACGACCATCGTATGGCTATGGCCTTCGCACCAGTGGCCATGCAGCAGGAGGTCGTGATTGAAGAACCGGGTGTAGTGGCCAAATCATACCCTAGTTTCTGGGACGATATGGCCCGGATTATATCGGTACAGGAAATACAGGCAGGCACTAACGTTGTCGGATAA
- a CDS encoding phytanoyl-CoA dioxygenase family protein: MTRREQFEQQGYLIVRNVFTTEEVTQLRQAAYDHRDQQQKKGLVAQVKQASSIKGDLLSKDGLGWVLYDPRIVTIATELLGDTPVYFSDSTYQIGTGTRGFHRDNIDRHQFGQGADWEGTYPLIRFGIYLQDHDTYSGGIRFKTGSHQAADGTDVFADTRAGDIVVWNMRTLHSGNARRMKLFNNLPLHVGLENRLPDFLFREQQGERISLFFSYGLTGKHLDRYLEQHLLKRADMQDNIRLSDYTPETLENAKRNKIDVLEVKKLL, encoded by the coding sequence ATGACGCGTCGGGAGCAATTTGAACAGCAGGGCTATCTGATTGTTCGTAATGTATTTACAACCGAAGAAGTTACCCAACTACGACAGGCCGCTTACGATCATCGTGACCAGCAGCAAAAAAAAGGTTTAGTTGCTCAGGTCAAACAAGCCTCGTCGATAAAGGGCGACCTGCTTAGCAAAGACGGTCTGGGGTGGGTTCTTTACGACCCACGAATTGTAACAATTGCCACAGAATTGCTGGGCGATACCCCTGTCTACTTTTCCGACAGCACCTACCAGATTGGAACCGGCACCCGAGGATTCCACCGGGATAACATTGATCGCCATCAATTTGGTCAGGGAGCCGATTGGGAAGGTACATATCCGCTCATTCGTTTCGGCATTTATTTGCAGGACCATGATACGTATAGTGGTGGTATCCGGTTTAAAACAGGCAGCCACCAGGCGGCAGATGGAACTGATGTTTTTGCCGACACGCGCGCTGGCGATATTGTCGTCTGGAATATGCGTACACTGCACAGCGGCAACGCCCGACGAATGAAATTATTTAACAATTTACCCTTACATGTTGGCCTGGAAAATCGCCTGCCGGATTTTTTGTTTCGCGAACAGCAGGGGGAGCGTATATCGCTTTTTTTCAGCTATGGTTTGACCGGTAAACACCTCGATCGATACCTGGAACAACACCTATTGAAACGGGCCGACATGCAGGATAATATCCGACTATCTGACTATACACCGGAGACGCTGGAGAACGCCAAACGGAATAAGATTGATGTCCTGGAGGTTAAAAAGTTATTATAA
- a CDS encoding cupin domain-containing protein, giving the protein MTETSFATRFVDDQTIPWESVAEGVKRKIMTYDTNLMMVKVAFETGGIGTPHEHRHTQMSYIESGAFDITIADETKTLRTGDAYYIPPDIRHGAVCVEAGVLVDVFTPMREDFV; this is encoded by the coding sequence ATGACAGAAACATCATTCGCTACTCGTTTTGTAGATGACCAGACTATTCCTTGGGAATCGGTTGCCGAGGGCGTCAAACGTAAAATCATGACTTATGACACCAACCTGATGATGGTGAAAGTTGCCTTTGAAACGGGTGGCATTGGCACTCCTCATGAGCATAGACATACCCAGATGAGCTACATTGAGAGTGGTGCTTTTGACATTACCATAGCTGATGAAACAAAAACTCTCCGTACGGGCGACGCCTATTATATTCCGCCGGATATCCGGCACGGAGCCGTCTGTGTAGAAGCAGGTGTTCTGGTCGACGTCTTTACTCCCATGAGAGAGGATTTTGTCTAG
- a CDS encoding 3-keto-disaccharide hydrolase, translating into MQRPLCCLLLCLLFYAASVSAQKPELPYTTINFQNLNDFKPTGSNWKLAGDVFYDLNKSGGGSVKSGTGILVNDLSGKSKDHLFTKMEHGDIELELDFMMEKGSNSGIYLQGRYEIQLFDSWGVKVPTPVDCGSIYERWDESRPEGRKGYEGHPPAQNVSKAPGLWQHYKIVFRAPRFNEKGEKIANARFIKVIQNGVTIHENIEVTGPTRSAAFQDEKPMGPLMIQGDHGPVAIRTIKYKAYAIEPVALTKLQLSAYDGKFKSVDELASLTPKREMPIDVLAHLAPGSKDNFAGKITGTIHIPRSGEYLLNLNLRWIPAEVNPNVRNGAGELKIAGKKLLTINTEDGGTASTKVNLEAGDYPLELSYYKNFGLWYARSNDILLSVEGPGFQYTTLNQIIRAEDPVSEISLLARSEPVMQRGFVNHHGLKHTHTISVGEPGDANYTVDLAKGEFLQIWRGDFLETTPMWHGRGETQLSVPLGSVIELSGKPSLAWLADKNAAWPDSNATYSNLGYDIDKSGRPVFKYTLGTASVRESFASTDEGRKLSHTFTVAPGTTVAGQGIWCRIASGSDITELPNGMYAINDKQYFIELPGKEKPVIRTTAANTKELLMSINATNNTGTVTYSIVW; encoded by the coding sequence ATGCAACGCCCTCTTTGTTGTCTGCTCCTGTGCTTACTGTTTTACGCGGCTAGTGTATCGGCGCAGAAACCTGAATTACCTTATACAACAATTAACTTCCAGAATCTGAACGACTTTAAACCAACTGGCAGCAACTGGAAACTCGCCGGTGACGTTTTCTACGATCTCAATAAGAGCGGAGGTGGAAGCGTCAAATCAGGAACGGGTATACTGGTCAATGATCTTTCCGGGAAAAGCAAAGATCATCTGTTCACCAAAATGGAACACGGCGATATTGAACTGGAACTGGATTTCATGATGGAGAAAGGGTCCAACTCAGGCATCTACCTACAAGGCCGGTACGAAATTCAGTTGTTCGATAGCTGGGGTGTGAAAGTGCCGACGCCGGTCGATTGCGGTTCCATTTACGAACGCTGGGACGAAAGCCGACCCGAAGGCCGAAAAGGCTATGAAGGTCACCCTCCCGCCCAGAATGTCAGCAAAGCACCGGGTTTGTGGCAACATTATAAAATTGTATTTCGCGCACCCCGTTTCAACGAAAAAGGCGAAAAAATTGCCAACGCCCGTTTTATTAAAGTGATTCAGAATGGGGTAACCATCCACGAAAATATTGAAGTAACCGGACCAACCCGATCGGCGGCTTTTCAGGATGAAAAACCCATGGGCCCGCTCATGATTCAGGGTGATCATGGTCCGGTAGCCATTCGTACTATTAAATATAAAGCCTATGCCATTGAGCCCGTTGCGCTAACTAAATTACAGCTGAGCGCATACGATGGTAAATTCAAATCTGTTGATGAGCTGGCTTCGCTTACACCGAAACGGGAAATGCCGATCGATGTACTGGCCCATCTGGCACCTGGCAGTAAGGACAATTTTGCGGGCAAAATTACGGGTACAATTCATATCCCCCGCTCGGGCGAATACCTGCTCAACCTGAACCTGCGCTGGATTCCGGCAGAGGTTAACCCGAACGTCCGGAATGGAGCTGGCGAATTGAAAATCGCGGGTAAAAAACTCCTTACGATTAATACTGAAGATGGTGGTACGGCATCGACAAAGGTAAATCTGGAGGCAGGTGATTATCCGCTTGAACTATCTTACTACAAAAACTTTGGCTTATGGTATGCCCGAAGCAATGATATTCTCTTATCTGTTGAAGGACCTGGATTTCAGTATACAACCCTGAATCAAATTATCCGGGCTGAAGATCCGGTTAGTGAAATCTCATTGCTGGCCAGGAGCGAACCCGTTATGCAGCGAGGCTTCGTCAACCACCACGGCCTGAAACATACGCATACCATATCGGTTGGTGAGCCAGGTGATGCCAACTATACTGTCGATCTTGCGAAAGGAGAATTTCTGCAAATCTGGCGGGGCGATTTCCTGGAAACAACGCCCATGTGGCACGGCCGGGGCGAAACACAGCTTTCGGTTCCGTTGGGCAGCGTAATCGAACTTTCGGGTAAGCCTTCACTTGCCTGGCTGGCAGACAAAAATGCAGCCTGGCCCGACTCCAATGCTACCTATTCAAACCTGGGCTACGACATCGACAAATCAGGGCGTCCTGTTTTCAAATACACGCTGGGCACGGCAAGCGTACGGGAGTCATTTGCGTCAACCGATGAAGGCCGAAAGTTATCGCACACATTTACAGTGGCTCCCGGAACGACTGTTGCCGGGCAGGGAATCTGGTGTCGAATCGCATCGGGAAGCGATATTACCGAATTACCTAATGGTATGTATGCGATTAATGACAAGCAGTATTTTATTGAGCTTCCCGGTAAAGAAAAACCGGTTATTCGCACTACTGCCGCAAACACCAAAGAGCTGTTAATGTCGATAAACGCAACGAATAATACGGGCACGGTCACCTATTCAATTGTCTGGTAA
- a CDS encoding plastocyanin/azurin family copper-binding protein — protein sequence MKAYTHNLNSRALTALVVASVACLSPLSSWAQIQSKTGQPVSSSSKQPAPAPKGLAKVEADPEKEDDFYKLISLPVPEDIILEVGGMATLPDGSLAICTRRGEVWIVSNPYISGTERPTYKRFASGLHEPLGLAYKDGDIYVTQRSELTRLRDTDGDGRADSYDKIFSWPLSGNYHEYSYGPTFLPNGNMLVTLNVGWSNSLGHGVSLVPWRGWTLEITPDGKMMPFAAGMRSPAGYGMNAAGDFFYTENQGDWVGSGRISRVEKGDFLGNAESLRWTGLPGSPLKLKKDEVPNTGEPLYDVAKRVPALKAPAVWLPHGILGISTSGFMSDNTNGKFGPFANQVFVGDQGQSILSRVDFEKVKGEYQGVVFPFREGFSSGVLRMAWGHDASMFVGMTSRGWSSTGKELYSLQRVVWTGRTPFEMKTIHAMPDGFEIEFTAPVDPELAANPESYKVTGFNYKYHATYGSPVINRGGCPIRGIVVSKDGLKARLVIDSLRLGYIHEITTPGVRSATGRALLHNVGYYTLNNIPDGEKLAIAAAAPKHDHSDMAMASTSSAPPVSTKSTSPKGKPVTKAGAAKTAVSSAAKRVTEMPASWGEPDYTITIGTKPGLKFAPEQFQVKAGSKVRVVFNNEDDMLHNFVVVTPGTAVQVGELAMKLGLEGQEKNYIPQSDKVLHHTNLLQPNTNETIYFIAPDKPGDYTYECSVPGHFYVMQGKMKVVK from the coding sequence ATGAAAGCATATACTCATAATCTCAATTCACGGGCTCTAACGGCATTGGTTGTGGCCAGCGTGGCCTGTTTAAGCCCTTTATCGAGCTGGGCGCAGATCCAATCCAAAACCGGACAGCCAGTTAGTTCAAGTAGTAAGCAACCGGCTCCAGCCCCCAAAGGTTTAGCGAAAGTTGAAGCTGATCCGGAAAAAGAGGATGATTTTTATAAACTGATTTCCCTGCCCGTTCCGGAAGATATCATTCTGGAGGTAGGCGGTATGGCCACGTTGCCCGACGGAAGTCTGGCCATCTGTACCCGACGGGGCGAAGTCTGGATCGTATCGAATCCATACATAAGTGGAACTGAACGGCCAACCTACAAGCGGTTTGCTTCTGGGCTGCACGAGCCCCTGGGACTTGCCTATAAAGATGGAGATATCTACGTAACCCAACGGAGCGAACTTACCCGTTTGCGGGATACGGACGGCGACGGGCGGGCTGATTCGTACGATAAAATTTTCTCCTGGCCATTGTCGGGTAACTATCACGAATATTCGTACGGTCCAACATTCCTGCCGAATGGAAACATGCTGGTTACGCTAAACGTAGGCTGGAGCAATAGCCTGGGGCATGGCGTTAGTCTGGTTCCCTGGCGTGGCTGGACGCTGGAAATTACGCCAGATGGAAAAATGATGCCTTTTGCCGCCGGAATGCGGTCGCCGGCTGGTTACGGCATGAATGCTGCGGGTGATTTCTTCTACACCGAAAATCAGGGCGACTGGGTTGGCTCAGGCCGTATTTCACGGGTAGAAAAAGGCGATTTTCTGGGCAATGCCGAAAGCCTTCGCTGGACAGGGTTGCCGGGATCTCCGCTAAAACTGAAGAAAGATGAAGTGCCAAACACGGGCGAACCTTTATATGATGTGGCCAAACGCGTACCAGCCCTGAAGGCTCCGGCAGTATGGTTACCGCATGGTATTCTGGGCATATCGACATCGGGGTTCATGAGCGACAATACGAACGGGAAATTTGGGCCTTTTGCCAACCAGGTATTCGTTGGCGACCAAGGACAAAGTATCCTGTCACGGGTTGATTTCGAAAAAGTTAAAGGCGAATATCAGGGCGTGGTTTTCCCGTTCCGCGAAGGTTTCTCGTCGGGCGTACTGCGTATGGCATGGGGGCACGATGCCTCTATGTTTGTGGGCATGACCAGCCGGGGGTGGTCTTCGACCGGGAAGGAGCTTTATAGCCTGCAACGCGTTGTCTGGACGGGTAGAACACCCTTTGAAATGAAGACTATTCATGCGATGCCCGACGGTTTTGAGATCGAGTTTACGGCTCCTGTCGATCCTGAGCTTGCGGCCAATCCTGAGTCTTATAAAGTTACTGGCTTCAATTATAAGTATCACGCTACCTATGGTAGTCCGGTCATTAACCGGGGCGGTTGCCCAATTCGGGGTATTGTCGTATCAAAGGATGGGCTGAAAGCACGGCTGGTGATCGATAGTCTCCGATTAGGCTATATTCATGAGATTACAACACCGGGTGTTCGTTCGGCAACCGGCCGGGCTTTGCTGCATAATGTCGGCTATTACACCCTCAACAACATACCGGACGGCGAAAAGCTGGCCATTGCAGCCGCTGCGCCAAAGCACGATCATTCCGATATGGCTATGGCATCTACGTCATCGGCACCACCGGTCAGCACAAAGTCGACTAGCCCGAAAGGGAAACCCGTGACTAAAGCGGGGGCTGCCAAAACGGCTGTCAGCAGTGCAGCCAAGCGGGTAACGGAAATGCCGGCGTCGTGGGGAGAACCCGATTATACGATCACGATCGGTACTAAACCAGGGCTTAAGTTTGCTCCTGAGCAGTTTCAGGTAAAAGCAGGTAGTAAGGTCCGCGTTGTCTTCAACAATGAAGATGACATGCTCCATAACTTCGTGGTAGTAACACCCGGCACAGCAGTTCAGGTTGGCGAACTGGCTATGAAATTAGGCCTTGAAGGGCAGGAGAAAAACTACATTCCGCAGTCTGACAAGGTTTTACATCATACCAATCTGCTTCAGCCCAACACAAACGAGACGATTTACTTTATCGCTCCCGATAAACCCGGCGACTATACATATGAGTGCTCAGTACCAGGGCACTTTTATGTCATGCAGGGTAAGATGAAAGTTGTCAAATAA
- a CDS encoding glycoside hydrolase family 9 protein: MTIPVKLSFYLSLLLLIACRLPVQSQPLSEAIRLNQLGYYPNAAKIAVVVGETQGAFQLVSADLKTVVFSGNLGEARQNAISGKTTRTADFSTFTKTGTYVVVIPGIGHSYPFEIRPSVHKNLAIGALKGFYYQRASTELPAKFAGKWARPAGHPDNRVLIHPSAASKDRPAGTVIASTRGWYDAGDYNKYIVNSGITMGTLLSLYEDFPADMNALKTDIPESTNKIPDLLDEVLWNLRWMLTMQDPTDGGVYHKLTNPRFDGMIMPDKAVNDRYVVQKSITATLDFAAVMAQAGRVYKAYNRELPGLADSCVSAATKAWTWAKANPTVVYNQADMNAKFDPDVVTGSYEDRNASDEWIWAAAELYATTKDESYYKAVNLFPDTKTPLPAWPQVRTLAYYTLARFGNDLTSLGKKDLPLVKQHLTTMADSLLMGADKQAFQTVMGKSAKDFIWGSSAEAANQGIALLQVYRFTDSPNRSQYLLYALGNLDYLLGRNAVGYSFVTGFGDKTPMHPHHRPSIADGIVEPIPGLLSGGTNANAARQDKCAGYTSTVADEVYIDADCSYASNEIAINWNAPLVYLTFALEALQKDQKPALPK; encoded by the coding sequence ATGACCATTCCTGTAAAGCTATCCTTTTACCTTTCTCTTCTGCTACTGATTGCCTGTAGATTACCGGTCCAGAGTCAACCGTTATCAGAAGCGATTCGGCTCAACCAGCTTGGTTATTATCCCAATGCTGCGAAAATTGCGGTTGTAGTCGGAGAAACACAGGGAGCTTTTCAGCTGGTTTCGGCGGATTTAAAAACGGTTGTCTTTTCAGGGAATCTGGGTGAAGCCCGGCAGAATGCGATTTCAGGAAAAACAACCCGTACTGCTGATTTTTCTACGTTTACCAAAACTGGCACTTACGTTGTGGTGATTCCGGGTATAGGTCACTCCTACCCGTTCGAAATTCGGCCCAGTGTGCATAAGAACCTGGCGATTGGGGCGCTGAAAGGCTTCTATTATCAGCGCGCATCGACTGAGCTACCCGCCAAATTTGCCGGAAAATGGGCACGGCCAGCGGGTCATCCCGACAATCGCGTACTCATTCATCCATCTGCGGCTTCGAAAGATCGACCAGCGGGTACGGTTATTGCATCGACCAGAGGCTGGTACGACGCGGGTGATTACAACAAGTACATTGTCAATTCGGGCATAACGATGGGCACACTTCTGTCGCTATACGAAGATTTTCCGGCCGACATGAACGCATTAAAAACCGATATTCCAGAAAGCACGAATAAAATTCCTGATCTGCTCGATGAGGTACTCTGGAATCTGCGGTGGATGCTAACCATGCAGGACCCGACTGACGGTGGTGTGTATCATAAACTGACGAATCCTCGTTTCGACGGAATGATTATGCCCGACAAAGCCGTTAATGATCGCTATGTCGTCCAGAAGAGCATTACGGCTACCCTCGATTTTGCGGCTGTGATGGCTCAGGCCGGGCGCGTCTACAAAGCATATAATCGTGAATTACCCGGTCTGGCCGATTCCTGTGTGTCGGCAGCCACGAAAGCCTGGACTTGGGCGAAAGCCAATCCAACAGTCGTGTACAATCAGGCCGACATGAATGCTAAATTCGATCCTGATGTCGTAACCGGAAGCTACGAAGACCGTAATGCCAGCGATGAGTGGATCTGGGCTGCCGCCGAACTCTACGCGACCACTAAAGACGAATCTTATTATAAAGCGGTCAACCTGTTTCCCGATACGAAAACGCCCTTGCCAGCCTGGCCGCAGGTTCGTACCCTGGCCTATTACACACTGGCCCGCTTCGGCAACGACCTCACTTCACTCGGTAAAAAAGATTTACCCTTAGTGAAACAACACCTGACAACAATGGCCGATTCGTTGCTTATGGGTGCCGACAAACAGGCTTTCCAAACGGTTATGGGGAAGTCGGCCAAGGATTTTATCTGGGGAAGTAGCGCCGAAGCAGCTAATCAGGGAATTGCTTTGCTCCAGGTCTATCGCTTCACGGACTCCCCCAATCGAAGCCAGTATTTGCTGTATGCACTTGGAAACCTCGACTACTTACTTGGTCGGAATGCAGTGGGTTACTCCTTCGTAACGGGCTTTGGCGACAAAACACCCATGCATCCCCATCACCGGCCTTCTATCGCTGACGGCATTGTGGAGCCGATTCCGGGTTTATTATCAGGGGGGACTAACGCAAATGCCGCACGGCAGGATAAATGCGCGGGATATACCAGCACTGTAGCTGATGAAGTCTATATCGACGCTGATTGTTCATATGCCTCCAACGAAATTGCCATCAACTGGAACGCACCACTGGTTTATCTGACTTTCGCTCTGGAAGCATTGCAGAAGGATCAGAAACCAGCTTTACCTAAATAA
- a CDS encoding alpha-hydroxy acid oxidase, translating to MSLPQNDPIDLSEIINLFDVERLAVGNMTEMAYEYVASGAADEFSLRWNRQALDAIKLNTRVLVDVGEIDTRTSLLGLDLPYPILIAPTAYHKIMHPAGELATAQGASTASAVYVVSSFTTTPLSEIARVATQPLWFQLYVRDDRELTRALIQEAEAQGCRALCVTVDTPVAGVRNRQQRVDFAMPDGVSTPHMADAFALTKSLTWKDIEWLQSFVKIPILLKGILNPDDADLAVQAGVSGIIVSNHGGRNLDTVPATIEVLPRIAETVNKRVPILMDGGIRRGTDVVKAIALGADAVLVGKPICFGLACGGAAGVSKVLTILRTELELAMALTGKATISSIDQSVIWQ from the coding sequence ATGAGTTTACCGCAAAATGACCCCATTGATTTATCCGAAATAATTAACCTGTTTGATGTTGAGCGGCTGGCGGTTGGCAACATGACCGAAATGGCCTACGAATACGTAGCCAGTGGAGCCGCTGACGAATTTTCACTCCGATGGAACCGGCAGGCGCTGGATGCCATAAAACTAAACACAAGAGTGCTTGTGGATGTCGGCGAAATCGATACCCGGACATCGCTGTTGGGGCTCGACTTGCCCTATCCAATTCTGATCGCCCCCACCGCTTACCATAAAATCATGCACCCGGCAGGCGAACTGGCTACTGCTCAGGGCGCTAGCACTGCATCGGCTGTTTATGTCGTTAGTTCATTCACCACCACGCCCCTTAGCGAAATCGCCCGTGTAGCAACACAACCTTTATGGTTTCAGCTCTATGTAAGAGACGACAGAGAACTTACCAGGGCACTCATTCAGGAGGCTGAAGCACAGGGTTGCCGGGCGCTTTGCGTTACGGTTGATACACCCGTTGCTGGTGTCCGTAATCGTCAGCAACGAGTTGATTTTGCCATGCCGGATGGCGTGAGTACACCCCATATGGCTGACGCCTTTGCGCTGACAAAATCCCTGACCTGGAAAGACATCGAGTGGTTACAATCATTCGTCAAAATTCCCATTCTGCTCAAAGGAATTTTGAATCCTGACGATGCCGACTTAGCCGTTCAGGCGGGTGTTTCGGGCATTATTGTGTCCAACCACGGCGGACGGAATCTAGACACGGTGCCTGCTACGATTGAGGTTCTTCCTCGTATTGCCGAAACTGTAAACAAGCGAGTACCGATCTTAATGGACGGTGGCATCCGACGGGGAACGGATGTGGTGAAAGCCATTGCGCTGGGTGCGGATGCGGTATTGGTGGGGAAACCTATTTGTTTTGGGCTGGCCTGTGGTGGAGCAGCAGGCGTATCGAAAGTGCTGACAATACTCCGAACCGAACTTGAACTGGCTATGGCTTTGACGGGCAAAGCCACGATTTCGAGTATCGATCAATCCGTGATTTGGCAATAA
- a CDS encoding chemotaxis protein CheB — MAENRLNSPVKAVVIGGSAGSLDVLLKLLPALQPIVSFTAIIVLHRKNSGESTLEDLLAGKTTIPVREVEDKDSLRPGIIYVAPADYHLLIEKNLTFSLDDSEKVNYSRPSLDVTFESAADVFGDSLVGILLSGANSDGTYGLMSIKKAGGITIAQTPATAQSAFMPQQAIVNVPIDFILDIPELISFINSLNK; from the coding sequence ATGGCGGAAAATAGGTTAAATAGCCCTGTTAAAGCTGTTGTCATTGGCGGTTCTGCTGGTAGCCTTGATGTATTGTTAAAGCTATTGCCAGCCTTACAACCTATTGTATCATTTACGGCAATCATCGTATTGCATCGCAAAAATTCCGGTGAGTCTACTTTGGAGGATTTACTGGCTGGTAAAACAACTATTCCTGTTCGGGAGGTAGAAGATAAAGACTCGCTTAGGCCGGGCATTATTTATGTGGCACCCGCAGACTATCATCTCTTAATCGAAAAAAATCTGACGTTCTCGCTGGATGATTCAGAAAAAGTAAACTACAGTCGCCCTTCGCTGGATGTAACGTTTGAATCGGCTGCTGATGTGTTTGGTGATTCTTTGGTTGGCATTTTATTGTCGGGGGCCAATTCAGACGGGACATATGGCCTTATGTCCATCAAAAAAGCAGGCGGAATCACAATTGCTCAGACACCCGCAACAGCACAATCTGCTTTTATGCCTCAGCAGGCTATTGTGAATGTTCCTATTGACTTTATTCTGGATATACCTGAATTGATTTCGTTTATCAATTCATTGAATAAATAA
- a CDS encoding CheR family methyltransferase encodes MIEEAEVDQLVNDLYELYGYDFSNYSRASLKRRIIRLCTLDKFPSFAEFRHRVRSDADYLKRFVEEITVTVTEMFRDPLFYKCLRTDILTTLTAKPFIRIWHAGCSTGEEVFSMAILLKEAKLLHKSLIYATDLNPAALEKARNGIFPLAHMKQYSENYIESGGINDFSSYYTAQYGQVKFDEKLSEKMIFSIHNLVSDRSFNEFDLILCRNVLIYFDKPLQDRVFDLFDESLAQLGYLALGSKETLKFSMVKLKYKQLGKEKIWRKIG; translated from the coding sequence ATGATAGAAGAGGCCGAAGTTGACCAATTAGTAAATGATCTGTATGAATTATATGGATATGACTTCTCCAATTATTCCAGAGCATCTTTGAAGAGACGAATAATCCGGCTTTGTACGCTGGATAAATTTCCAAGCTTTGCCGAGTTCAGGCATCGTGTACGATCAGATGCGGATTATTTGAAACGGTTTGTGGAAGAAATTACCGTGACCGTTACCGAAATGTTTCGTGATCCTCTGTTCTATAAATGCCTTAGAACTGACATATTAACTACATTGACTGCCAAACCATTTATTCGCATATGGCATGCAGGCTGTTCGACAGGTGAAGAGGTTTTTTCAATGGCTATTTTACTTAAAGAAGCCAAGCTTCTGCATAAATCATTGATCTATGCCACTGATTTAAATCCGGCGGCACTCGAAAAAGCGAGAAATGGTATTTTTCCGCTGGCTCACATGAAACAGTATTCAGAAAATTATATAGAATCTGGTGGCATAAATGATTTTTCATCTTACTATACGGCCCAATATGGTCAGGTAAAATTTGATGAAAAATTATCAGAAAAAATGATTTTCTCAATCCATAATCTAGTCTCTGACCGATCATTTAATGAATTTGATTTAATTCTTTGCCGAAACGTATTAATTTATTTTGATAAGCCTTTGCAGGATCGTGTATTTGATTTGTTTGATGAGAGTTTAGCCCAGCTTGGCTATCTGGCGTTAGGCTCAAAGGAAACACTAAAATTTTCGATGGTTAAATTAAAATACAAGCAATTGGGTAAGGAAAAAATATGGCGGAAAATAGGTTAA